A genomic region of Ketobacter sp. MCCC 1A13808 contains the following coding sequences:
- a CDS encoding acyl-CoA-binding protein produces MSELKQQFEDAVKFVQSGDGDFKPENDLKLQFYALYKQATEGDVKGKKPGLTNFVGRAKYSAWEAVKGLSADQAMQSYIDKLAKYR; encoded by the coding sequence ATGTCAGAACTAAAACAACAATTCGAAGATGCCGTTAAATTCGTGCAATCCGGTGACGGGGATTTCAAGCCCGAAAATGATCTGAAACTGCAGTTTTATGCATTATATAAACAAGCGACCGAAGGGGATGTAAAAGGTAAAAAGCCCGGACTCACCAACTTCGTCGGCAGGGCAAAATATTCAGCCTGGGAAGCTGTAAAAGGACTGTCTGCCGATCAGGCTATGCAGTCCTATATCGACAAGTTGGCGAAATATAGATAG
- the moaB gene encoding molybdenum cofactor biosynthesis protein B — translation MSLKIAVLTVSDTRDEDTDTSGNLLVESLIAAGHELVEKKITTDDIYKVRAIASQWIASTEVEVILITGGTGFSGRDSTPEAMLPLFDKQIEGFGELFRQISYNDIGTSTIQSRAVGGLANHTAVFCIPGSTNACRTAWDGIIKQQLDARHKPCNFVKLITVHRDLVAADCETRG, via the coding sequence ATGTCATTGAAAATAGCCGTTTTAACTGTATCGGATACCCGCGATGAAGACACCGATACCTCCGGCAATCTTCTGGTAGAAAGCTTGATTGCCGCCGGTCATGAGCTGGTCGAAAAGAAAATCACCACCGATGATATTTATAAAGTGCGCGCCATTGCGTCACAATGGATTGCCTCAACCGAAGTGGAAGTCATTTTAATTACAGGGGGGACCGGGTTCTCGGGCCGGGATTCTACGCCAGAGGCGATGTTGCCTTTGTTTGATAAGCAAATTGAAGGTTTCGGTGAACTATTCCGTCAGATTTCCTATAACGATATTGGCACCTCTACAATCCAGTCGCGGGCGGTTGGCGGATTAGCCAACCACACTGCCGTGTTTTGTATCCCCGGTTCCACTAACGCCTGTCGTACCGCTTGGGATGGCATTATTAAACAGCAGTTGGATGCGCGCCATAAGCCCTGTAATTTTGTCAAACTGATTACGGTGCATCGTGATCTGGTGGCTGCGGATTGCGAGACGCGTGGTTGA
- the moaA gene encoding GTP 3',8-cyclase MoaA, giving the protein MNSRVLVDKFGRKVDYVRISVTDRCDFRCVYCMAEEMTFLPRQQILTLEELYRIGKAFVDLGVRKIRLTGGEPLIRRDVLTLVKHLGSLNDLQHLVLTTNGSQLPVMAKPLHEYGVRRINVSLDSLDPEKFRQLTRTGDLKRVLAGIDAASEQGFDSIKINTVILKGRNDDEILPLVEYARERHLDITFIEEMPLGAISEHGRKECFMPSAEVRKIIEQRYPLQTRIENSGGPARYYGFADSRSKVGFISPHSHNFCGDCNRVRVTAEGRLLLCLGNEHSVDLRSVVRSTDDDEILKQAIIKAMDLKPERHYFDLEDEPQIVRFMNMTGG; this is encoded by the coding sequence ATGAATAGCCGTGTATTAGTCGATAAATTCGGACGTAAAGTGGACTATGTTCGCATATCGGTCACCGACCGATGTGATTTTCGCTGTGTCTATTGCATGGCTGAAGAGATGACCTTCCTGCCCCGCCAACAAATCCTGACATTGGAAGAACTTTATCGCATCGGAAAAGCCTTCGTTGATTTGGGCGTCAGGAAAATCCGCCTGACCGGTGGAGAGCCTTTAATTCGGCGTGATGTTTTAACCCTGGTGAAGCATCTGGGTTCACTGAACGATTTGCAACACCTGGTGCTGACAACCAATGGATCACAATTGCCCGTGATGGCCAAACCCCTGCACGAGTACGGCGTACGCCGGATCAATGTCAGCCTGGATAGCCTGGACCCGGAAAAATTTCGGCAGCTTACCCGCACCGGGGACCTGAAGCGCGTGTTGGCCGGGATCGATGCGGCCTCGGAGCAGGGGTTCGACTCCATTAAAATTAATACCGTGATTTTGAAGGGCAGGAATGACGATGAAATACTGCCCCTTGTGGAATACGCCCGTGAACGTCATCTGGACATCACCTTTATTGAGGAGATGCCTTTGGGGGCGATATCCGAACACGGTCGCAAAGAATGTTTTATGCCCTCCGCAGAGGTGCGAAAAATCATCGAGCAACGCTATCCATTGCAAACCCGCATCGAAAACAGTGGTGGTCCAGCGCGCTACTATGGCTTTGCTGACAGCCGCTCGAAAGTGGGTTTTATTTCTCCCCACAGTCATAACTTTTGTGGTGATTGCAATCGGGTTCGCGTGACCGCGGAAGGGCGCTTATTATTGTGCCTCGGTAATGAACACTCTGTGGATTTGCGATCGGTTGTGCGCAGCACGGACGATGACGAGATATTAAAACAAGCCATTATTAAGGCTATGGATCTGAAGCCTGAGCGTCATTATTTTGATTTGGAAGACGAACCCCAGATCGTACGCTTTATGAATATGACCGGCGGCTGA
- the relA gene encoding GTP diphosphokinase, translated as MVTVRNQQVIREDGSVDLDAWIERLHDKVEITDAEGLRSIAAYAQELEHKVQRRETIWADSASSFRSGLEMAEILAELHLDTDALKAALIYRAVREGQATLGEVSKKAGGNIAKLVEGVLRMAAISAVMNPEKKVVLGQATDQLDNLRKMLVAMVDDVRVALIKLAERTCAIRAVKNAPEEKKQKVAQEVFDIYAPLAHRLGIGHLKWELEDLSFRYLQPDPYMRIAKLLDERRLDRDHYINTVVGQLHTALARVGVDSDISGRAKHIYSIWRKMKRKNIDFYQVYDIRAVRVLVPDIRDCYAALGVVHNIWQHIPREFDDYIATPKENGYRSLHTAVLGPDGKVLEVQIRTHDMHDEAELGVCAHWRYKEGSTGKSGSYDDKIAWLRQVLEWQEELGDSAVSSVFSEFSEDIVDERVYIFTPEGHVVDLAQGATPLDFAYHIHTEVGHRCRGAKVNGRIVPLNYQLQTGEQVEILKGNESRPSRDWLQSSLGFIGTSRARAKVVHWFKLQDRDRNIEDGREILEKEFKRLDVNKVNLGQVAEGLNLRTAEDIYAAVGAGDLRISQVLNGIQELEGGERQQELIPLDLRKPRVNPINSEFSINGVDNLMTTIAGCCKPVPGDEVVGYISVGRGVTVHRRHCKELQRLLEVHGDRVVDVSWSADAGRTYPVEVFIKAYDRQGLLRDITHVLAGERVNVTAISTLSNPSDHMATMSLTMEINSLVSLGDVLARINQLSNVIEVRRSHQGPGDDHPRH; from the coding sequence ATGGTCACGGTACGTAACCAACAAGTAATTCGTGAAGACGGGAGTGTCGATCTGGATGCCTGGATTGAACGCCTTCACGATAAAGTCGAAATTACGGATGCTGAAGGTCTAAGAAGTATTGCGGCCTATGCACAGGAGCTGGAGCACAAGGTTCAGCGCCGAGAAACTATCTGGGCAGATAGCGCAAGCAGCTTCCGCTCGGGGCTGGAAATGGCTGAAATCCTGGCGGAACTGCACCTGGATACCGATGCGCTTAAGGCCGCGCTAATTTATCGTGCGGTCAGGGAAGGCCAGGCCACTCTGGGTGAGGTCAGCAAAAAAGCCGGCGGTAATATTGCCAAGTTGGTAGAGGGCGTGTTGAGAATGGCGGCGATTAGCGCCGTGATGAATCCGGAAAAGAAAGTGGTGCTGGGGCAGGCTACGGACCAGCTCGATAACCTGCGTAAAATGCTGGTAGCCATGGTTGATGATGTTCGGGTTGCTTTGATCAAGCTGGCCGAGCGGACTTGTGCGATCAGGGCTGTGAAAAATGCACCGGAAGAGAAAAAGCAGAAGGTGGCACAAGAAGTTTTTGATATCTACGCGCCACTGGCACACCGTCTGGGCATTGGTCATTTAAAATGGGAGCTGGAAGATCTTTCCTTCCGATACCTGCAACCTGATCCCTATATGCGTATCGCCAAACTATTGGACGAGCGGCGACTGGACCGCGACCATTACATCAATACTGTGGTTGGTCAATTACATACCGCGTTAGCTCGGGTGGGTGTGGATTCCGACATTAGCGGGCGTGCCAAGCACATCTATAGTATTTGGCGCAAAATGAAGCGTAAAAATATTGATTTCTATCAGGTCTATGACATTCGTGCCGTGCGGGTGTTGGTGCCGGATATACGCGATTGTTACGCTGCATTAGGGGTAGTGCATAATATTTGGCAGCACATTCCCCGGGAATTCGATGACTACATTGCTACGCCCAAAGAGAACGGTTACCGCTCGCTGCACACGGCGGTGCTGGGGCCGGATGGGAAAGTTCTGGAAGTTCAGATTCGTACTCACGATATGCATGATGAAGCAGAGCTGGGTGTTTGCGCTCATTGGCGTTACAAAGAAGGTAGCACCGGCAAATCCGGTAGCTACGACGATAAAATTGCCTGGTTACGCCAGGTTCTGGAGTGGCAGGAAGAGCTGGGTGACAGCGCGGTCAGCAGTGTGTTTTCGGAGTTCAGCGAGGATATTGTCGACGAGCGGGTCTATATTTTTACTCCGGAAGGCCACGTAGTCGATTTGGCTCAAGGCGCTACGCCTCTGGATTTTGCCTATCACATACATACGGAAGTAGGGCACCGCTGTCGGGGTGCAAAGGTTAACGGCCGTATAGTTCCGCTTAACTATCAACTTCAAACCGGTGAACAGGTCGAGATTTTGAAAGGCAACGAATCTCGCCCCAGCCGGGATTGGTTGCAATCGTCTTTAGGTTTTATTGGCACCAGCCGGGCACGAGCGAAGGTTGTGCATTGGTTTAAGTTACAGGATCGCGATCGGAATATTGAAGATGGCCGTGAGATTCTGGAAAAGGAATTCAAGCGTCTGGATGTGAACAAGGTGAATCTGGGCCAGGTTGCAGAAGGTTTAAACCTGCGCACCGCCGAAGATATTTACGCTGCGGTGGGCGCTGGTGATTTACGTATAAGCCAGGTACTCAACGGTATTCAGGAATTAGAAGGCGGTGAGCGTCAGCAAGAGCTCATTCCTCTGGATCTGCGAAAACCCCGGGTTAACCCGATCAATTCCGAATTCAGCATTAACGGCGTGGATAATCTGATGACCACCATTGCCGGCTGTTGCAAACCGGTGCCGGGGGATGAGGTGGTAGGTTACATTTCTGTGGGTCGGGGAGTGACCGTTCACCGCAGGCATTGCAAAGAGCTGCAACGCCTGCTGGAGGTGCATGGTGACCGCGTGGTGGATGTATCCTGGTCGGCCGATGCTGGCCGGACCTACCCCGTTGAAGTCTTTATTAAAGCCTATGACCGGCAGGGTTTGCTGCGGGATATCACGCATGTTCTGGCGGGCGAACGGGTGAATGTGACCGCGATCAGTACCTTGTCGAATCCATCTGATCATATGGCGACGATGTCGCTGACCATGGAGATTAACAGCCTTGTCTCGTTGGGCGATGTCCTGGCGCGCATTAATCAACTTTCCAATGTGATCGAAGTTCGGCGCTCACATCAGGGGCCCGGTGATGACCATCCTCGACATTGA
- the glp gene encoding gephyrin-like molybdotransferase Glp, whose amino-acid sequence MPVDLALEKLLADAQVDRAIETIALTQALGRVLAQDVHSTVDVPPAPNSAMDGYCFRFQDYAADKPLPVIQRITAGAVSAPLQAGTAARIFTGAELPIYADTVVMQEETVVTENGDEGPLLQILEPPQKAQNVRPQGQDIALDQRVLKQGKRLRPQELGLLASIGVDSVKVYKKLRVAIMSTGDELIEPGQPLQAGQIYNSNRFTLIGLLENLGLEILDLGIVADDLQDTLRALKRATEADVIISSGGVSVGDADHVKSALQQSGDLAFWHLAIKPGKPFTYGRVAGTPFLGLPGNPAAVFVTFCLLCRPWLLKAQGADNYAPLSMSVPAAFSINKPGRRQEYLRARLVPGDNGVHAEIYPNQSSGVLSSASWGNGLVEIAINTTVGKGDMVRFIPYESFS is encoded by the coding sequence ATGCCGGTTGATCTAGCCTTAGAAAAGCTGTTGGCGGATGCCCAGGTGGATCGGGCCATAGAAACCATAGCGCTGACCCAGGCTCTGGGGCGCGTGTTGGCACAGGATGTTCACTCCACTGTAGACGTACCTCCTGCACCCAATAGTGCGATGGACGGTTATTGCTTCCGGTTCCAGGATTACGCAGCAGACAAACCCCTTCCCGTTATACAACGTATTACTGCAGGCGCGGTCAGTGCACCGCTGCAAGCCGGTACGGCGGCCCGCATATTTACCGGTGCAGAGTTGCCTATTTATGCGGATACGGTGGTGATGCAGGAAGAAACGGTGGTGACGGAAAACGGGGATGAAGGGCCGCTGCTGCAGATACTGGAGCCACCACAGAAAGCCCAAAATGTGAGACCTCAGGGGCAGGATATTGCGCTCGATCAAAGGGTATTAAAGCAAGGTAAGCGTTTACGGCCACAGGAGCTGGGGCTGTTGGCTTCAATTGGCGTCGACTCGGTCAAAGTGTATAAAAAATTACGGGTGGCAATAATGTCGACGGGCGACGAATTAATTGAGCCCGGACAGCCACTGCAAGCCGGACAGATTTACAATTCTAATCGCTTTACCCTGATTGGATTACTGGAAAATCTGGGTCTGGAAATTTTGGACCTGGGCATTGTCGCAGATGATTTACAAGATACTCTGCGAGCGTTGAAGCGTGCCACGGAGGCGGATGTTATTATTAGTAGTGGCGGTGTATCGGTAGGGGATGCAGATCATGTCAAAAGTGCACTTCAGCAATCGGGTGATCTGGCCTTTTGGCATCTGGCGATCAAGCCCGGAAAGCCATTCACCTATGGACGTGTGGCAGGAACGCCCTTTTTGGGTTTGCCTGGCAATCCGGCAGCGGTATTCGTCACATTCTGTCTTCTGTGTCGACCCTGGCTGCTAAAAGCTCAGGGGGCAGATAATTATGCCCCTCTTTCCATGTCGGTTCCGGCTGCATTCAGTATTAATAAACCGGGGCGCAGGCAAGAGTACTTGCGCGCGCGATTAGTACCGGGTGATAACGGTGTGCACGCAGAAATTTATCCCAATCAAAGCTCCGGCGTGTTGTCCTCCGCAAGTTGGGGTAATGGTCTGGTCGAAATTGCTATTAACACCACGGTTGGAAAAGGGGATATGGTGAGGTTTATCCCCTATGAAAGCTTTAGTTAA
- a CDS encoding DUF2789 family protein, with the protein MDSVYYSMCSLFKQLGLPHEPEQVDEFIAHHKAVSDGVSIDQAPFWNDSQSQFLKSAIEDDSVWSEAVDQLDARLRY; encoded by the coding sequence ATGGACTCAGTTTATTACTCGATGTGCAGCCTTTTCAAACAGTTGGGTTTACCGCACGAGCCGGAACAGGTTGACGAGTTCATCGCTCATCACAAAGCCGTCTCGGATGGTGTGTCGATAGATCAGGCGCCGTTCTGGAACGACTCTCAGTCGCAGTTTTTGAAAAGCGCAATTGAAGACGATTCGGTGTGGAGTGAAGCGGTCGATCAATTAGATGCCCGACTCCGATATTAA
- the mazG gene encoding nucleoside triphosphate pyrophosphohydrolase: MTILDIDLTQASPVERIRYLMARLRQPEIGCPWDQKQDFKSIAPFTIEEAYEVADTIARDDFAHLKEELGDLFFQVVFYGQMAEEQGYFNFDEVMQELENKLVRRHPHVFPAGTLESKIHSGQQIEEHTIKASWEAIKHQEKAEKKQLGESLLDTVPGGMAPVKRAHKIQSVVAKKGFDWQDPQLVMDKLEEEIRELAVEVRACAPVAKIADELGDLMFCCVNLARHYKLDPDMVMIQANHKFEKRFRLLEKSLKDQSISLDDASLGQMEQEWQKAKQYDE; the protein is encoded by the coding sequence ATGACCATCCTCGACATTGATTTGACGCAAGCCAGCCCGGTTGAGCGCATTCGCTATTTAATGGCGCGTTTGCGCCAACCTGAGATCGGTTGTCCATGGGATCAAAAGCAGGATTTTAAAAGCATCGCTCCCTTCACCATCGAAGAAGCCTACGAAGTGGCGGACACCATTGCCCGCGATGATTTTGCGCATCTGAAAGAAGAATTGGGTGATCTGTTTTTTCAGGTGGTGTTTTATGGCCAGATGGCGGAAGAGCAGGGCTACTTTAATTTCGATGAAGTGATGCAGGAACTGGAAAACAAGCTGGTGCGGCGTCATCCCCATGTATTCCCTGCCGGCACGTTGGAGAGCAAAATCCATTCCGGTCAACAGATCGAAGAGCACACCATAAAAGCCAGCTGGGAAGCGATTAAACATCAGGAAAAAGCGGAGAAGAAACAACTGGGGGAATCGTTGCTGGATACCGTACCGGGCGGTATGGCACCCGTGAAACGTGCCCACAAAATTCAGTCAGTGGTCGCCAAGAAAGGGTTTGATTGGCAAGATCCACAATTGGTAATGGATAAGCTAGAGGAAGAAATCCGGGAATTGGCGGTCGAAGTAAGAGCCTGCGCTCCGGTGGCGAAGATTGCGGATGAGTTGGGTGATCTGATGTTTTGTTGCGTCAATCTGGCCCGGCATTATAAGCTGGATCCGGATATGGTCATGATTCAAGCCAATCACAAGTTCGAAAAGCGATTTCGTTTACTGGAGAAATCATTGAAAGATCAGAGCATTAGCCTGGATGATGCCTCATTGGGTCAAATGGAACAGGAATGGCAAAAGGCCAAGCAATACGATGAATAG
- a CDS encoding iron-containing alcohol dehydrogenase gives MSKAYYEFFCPVKIVAGNAALEHIPHELRTLAATRPMIITDKGVRGAGLIDHVLNAFAESGMDIIEIYDDVPPDSSTQVVKDIAKIYRDQHCDSIIAVGGGSVIDTSKGVNILVSENSTDLSEFSGVGVLTKPLKPFFVVPTTAGTGSEVTLVAVISDLEQGVKLPFTSYFLLPNAAILDPRMTLTLPPHITAMTAMDAMTHAIESITGLASNPISDAYAMSAIKKVSENLIAVLDKPDNADARLELAQASTMAGIAFSNSMVGLVHSLGHSLGALCHLPHGLCMNLFLPYVLEYNLESRGDVIGELLLPLAGADVYAATPAAKRPAKTIETLCDIRDELYLRCKLPRRLSETGKVSRDQLARIAEMALDDGSIIMNPMEVDLSDAMAVLEKAW, from the coding sequence ATGTCTAAGGCGTATTACGAATTTTTCTGTCCGGTAAAAATAGTTGCGGGTAATGCCGCGCTGGAACATATTCCTCACGAGCTTCGTACCCTGGCCGCGACCCGGCCCATGATTATCACAGATAAAGGCGTACGCGGGGCGGGTTTAATCGATCACGTGCTTAATGCCTTTGCTGAAAGCGGCATGGATATTATCGAGATTTACGATGACGTACCTCCAGATTCTTCCACCCAGGTGGTGAAAGACATTGCAAAGATTTACCGTGATCAGCATTGCGATTCGATTATCGCGGTGGGGGGTGGATCCGTTATTGACACCAGTAAAGGGGTTAATATTCTGGTCTCTGAGAATAGTACAGACTTGAGTGAATTTTCAGGCGTGGGTGTTTTGACTAAACCGCTAAAACCGTTTTTTGTCGTGCCTACCACCGCCGGTACCGGCTCTGAAGTGACACTGGTCGCGGTTATTTCGGATTTGGAGCAGGGCGTAAAGTTACCGTTCACGTCGTATTTTTTACTGCCTAATGCCGCCATTCTGGATCCACGCATGACGTTAACATTGCCACCGCATATCACGGCAATGACGGCAATGGATGCAATGACTCATGCAATCGAATCCATTACCGGACTGGCCAGCAATCCGATCAGTGATGCCTATGCCATGTCGGCGATAAAAAAGGTGAGTGAAAATCTGATTGCGGTTCTGGATAAACCGGACAACGCGGATGCTCGCCTTGAATTGGCGCAGGCTTCAACCATGGCGGGAATCGCGTTTTCCAATTCAATGGTGGGGCTGGTTCATTCACTGGGGCACTCTCTGGGGGCATTGTGTCATTTACCCCACGGTCTTTGCATGAATTTATTTCTGCCTTATGTTCTGGAATACAATCTGGAATCACGCGGAGACGTGATTGGTGAGTTGCTGCTGCCGTTAGCCGGAGCGGATGTTTATGCGGCGACACCGGCTGCCAAACGGCCTGCAAAAACCATCGAGACGTTATGTGATATTCGCGATGAACTTTATTTACGTTGCAAGTTACCACGTAGGTTATCAGAAACCGGTAAGGTGTCTCGCGACCAGTTGGCACGGATTGCGGAGATGGCCCTGGACGATGGTTCGATAATCATGAATCCGATGGAGGTCGATCTGAGCGACGCCATGGCCGTATTGGAAAAGGCTTGGTAA